The following proteins are co-located in the Pan troglodytes isolate AG18354 chromosome 5, NHGRI_mPanTro3-v2.0_pri, whole genome shotgun sequence genome:
- the LOC129144382 gene encoding cytosolic phospholipase A2 beta-like isoform X3, translating into MACSHRLQTRTVKNSSSPVWNQSFHFRIHRQLKPCHSFPLQNVMELKVFDQDLVTGDDPVLSVLFDVGTLRAGEFRRESFSLSPQGEGRLEVEFHLQSLADRGEWLVSNGILVARELSCLHVQLEETGDQKSSEHRVQLVVPGSCEGSQEASVGTGTFRFHCPACWEQELCIHLQDAPEEQLKVPLSALPSGQVVRLVFPTSQEPLMRVELKKEAGLRELAVRLGFGPCAEEQAFLSRRKQVVAAALRQALQLDGDLQEDEIPVVAIMATGGGIRAMTSLYGQLAGLKELGLLDCVSYITGASGSTSALANLSEDPEWSQKDLAGPTELLKTQVTKNKLGVLAPSQLQRYRQELAERARLGYPSCFTNLWALINEALLHDEPHDHKLSDQREALSHGQNPLPIYCALNTKGQSLTTLEFGGIWSNLYAANLQDSLYWASEPSQFWDRWVRNQANLDKEQVPLLKIEEPPSTAGRIAEFFTDLLTWRPLAQATHNFLCGLHFHKDYFQHPHFSTWKATTLDGLPNQLTPSEPHLCLLDVGYLLNTSCLPLLQPTRDVDLILSLDYNLHGAFQQLQLLGRFCQEQGIPFPPSPEEQLQPRECHTFSDPTCPGAPAVLHFPLVSDSFREYLAPGVRRTPEEAAAGEVNLSSSDYPYHYTKVTYSQEDVDKLLHLTHYNVCNNQEQLLEALRQAVQRRRQRRPH; encoded by the exons ATGGCCTGCAGCCACAGGCTCCAGACACGCACGGTCAAGAACAGCAGTAGCCCTGTCTGGAACCAGAGCTTTCACTTCAGGATCCACAGGCAGCTCAAG CCCTGTCACTCGTTTCCCCTCCAGAATGTCATGGAACTGAAAGTCTTTGACCAGGACCTGGTGACCGGAGATGACCCTGTGTTGTCAGTACTGTTTGATGTGGGGACTCTGCGGGCTGGGGAGTTCCGGCGTGAGAGCTTCTCACTGAGCCCTCAG GGTGAGGGGCGCCTGGAAGTTGAATTTCACCTGCAGAGTCT GGCTGACCGTGGCGAGTGGCTCGTCAGCAATGGCATTCTGGTG GCCCGGGAGCTCTCCTGCTTGCACGTTCAACTGGAGGAGACAGGAGACCAGAAGT CCTCAGAGCACAGAGTTCAGCTTGTGGTTCCTGGGTCCTGTGAGGGTTCGCAGGAGGCCTCTGTGGGCACTGGCACCTTCCGCTTCCACTGCCCAGCCTGCTGGGAGCAGGAGCTGTGTATTCACCTGCAG GATGCCCCCGAGGAGCAACTAAAGGTGCCACTGAGTGCCCTGCCCTCTGGTCAAGTGGTGAGGCTTGTCTTCCCCACGTCCCAG GAGCCCCTGATGAGAGTGGAGCTGAAAAAAGAAGCAGG ACTGAGGGAGCTGGCCGTGCGACTGGGCTTCGGGCCCTGTGCAGAGGAGCAGGCCTTCCTGAGCAGGAGGAAGCAGGTGGTGGCCGCGGCCTTGAGGCAGGCCCTGCAGCTGGACGGAGACCTGCAGGAGGATGAG ATCCCAGTGGTAGCTATTATGGCCACTGGTGGTGGGATCCGGGCAATGACTTCCCTGTATGGGCAGCTGGCTGGCCTGAAGGAGCTGGGCCTCTTGGATTGCGTCTCCTACATCACCGGGGCCTCGGGCTCCACCTC GGCCTTGGCCAACCTTTCTGAGGACCCAGAGTGGTCTCAGAAGGACCTGGCAGGGCCCACTGAGTTGCTGAAGACCCAGGTGACCAAGAACAAGCTGGGTGTGCTGGCCCCCAGCCAGCTGCAGCGGTACCGGCAGGAGCTGGCCGAGCGTGCCCGCTTGGGCTACCCAAGCTGCTTCACCAACCTGTGGGCCCTCATCAACGAGGCGCTGCTGCATGATGAG CCCCATGATCACAAGCTCTCAGATCAACGGGAGGCCCTGAGTCATGGCCAGAACCCTCTGCCCATCTACTGTGCCCTCAACACCAAAGGGCAGAGCCTGACCACTTTGGAATTTGGGG GTATCTGGAGCAACCTGTATGCAGCCAACCTCCAGGACAGCTTATACTGGGCCTCAGAGCCCAGCCAGTTCTGGGACCGCTGGGTCAGGAACCAGGCCAACCTGG ACAAGGAGCAGGTCCCCCTTCTGAAGATAGAAGAACCACCCTCAACAGCCGGCAGGATAGCTGAGTTTTTCACCGATCTTCTGACGTGGCGTCCACTGGCCCAGGCCACACATAATTTCCTGTGTGGCCTCCATTTCCACAAAGACTACTTTCAGCATCCTCACTTCTCCACATGGAAAG CTACCACTCTGGATGGGCTCCCCAACCAGCTGACACCCTCGGAGCCCCACCTGTGCCTGCTGGATGTTGGCTACCTCCTCAATACCAGCTGCCTGCCCCTCCTGCAGCCCACTCGGGACGTGGACCTCATCCTGTCATTGGACTACAACCTCCACGGAGCCTTCCAG CAGTTGCAGCTCCTGGGCCGGTTCTGCCAAGAGCAGGGGATCCCGTTCCCGCCCAGTCCCGAAGAGCAGCTCCAGCCTCGGGAGTGCCACACCTTCTCCGACCCCACCTGCCCCGGAGCCCCCGCGGTGCTGCACTTTCCTCTGGTCAGCGACTCCTTCCGGGAGTACTTGGCCCCTG GGGTCCGGCGGACACCCGAGGAGGCGGCAGCTGGGGAGGTGAACCTGTCTTCATCGGACTATCCCTACCACTACACGAAGGTGACCTACAGCCAGGAGGACGTGGACAAGCTCCTGCACCTGACACATTACAATGTCTGCAACAACCAGGAGCAGCTGCTGGAGGCTCTGCGCCAGGCAGTGCAGCGGAGGCGGCAGCGCAGGCCCCACTGA
- the LOC129144382 gene encoding cytosolic phospholipase A2 beta-like isoform X6: protein MACSHRLQTRTVKNSSSPVWNQSFHFRIHRQLKPCHSFPLQNVMELKVFDQDLVTGDDPVLSVLFDVGTLRAGEFRRESFSLSPQGEGRLEVEFHLQSLADRGEWLVSNGILVARELSCLHVQLEETGDQKSSEHRVQLVVPGSCEGSQEASVGTGTFRFHCPACWEQELCIHLQDAPEEQLKVPLSALPSGQVVRLVFPTSQEPLMRVELKKEAGLRELAVRLGFGPCAEEQAFLSRRKQVVAAALRQALQLDGDLQEDEIPVVAIMATGGGIRAMTSLYGQLAGLKELGLLDCVSYITGASGSTSALANLSEDPEWSQKDLAGPTELLKTQVTKNKLGVLAPSQLQRYRQELAERARLGYPSCFTNLWALINEALLHDEPHDHKLSDQREALSHGQNPLPIYCALNTKGQSLTTLEFGEWCEFSPYEVGFPKYGAFIPSELFGSEFFMGQLMKRLPDSRICCLEGIWSNLYAANLQDSLYWASEPSQFWDRWVRNQANLDKEQVPLLKIEEPPSTAGRIAEFFTDLLTWRPLAQATHNFLCGLHFHKDYFQHPHFSTWKATTLDGLPNQLTPSEPHLCLLDVGYLLNTSCLPLLQPTRDVDLILSLDYNLHGAFQGSGGHPRRRQLGR from the exons ATGGCCTGCAGCCACAGGCTCCAGACACGCACGGTCAAGAACAGCAGTAGCCCTGTCTGGAACCAGAGCTTTCACTTCAGGATCCACAGGCAGCTCAAG CCCTGTCACTCGTTTCCCCTCCAGAATGTCATGGAACTGAAAGTCTTTGACCAGGACCTGGTGACCGGAGATGACCCTGTGTTGTCAGTACTGTTTGATGTGGGGACTCTGCGGGCTGGGGAGTTCCGGCGTGAGAGCTTCTCACTGAGCCCTCAG GGTGAGGGGCGCCTGGAAGTTGAATTTCACCTGCAGAGTCT GGCTGACCGTGGCGAGTGGCTCGTCAGCAATGGCATTCTGGTG GCCCGGGAGCTCTCCTGCTTGCACGTTCAACTGGAGGAGACAGGAGACCAGAAGT CCTCAGAGCACAGAGTTCAGCTTGTGGTTCCTGGGTCCTGTGAGGGTTCGCAGGAGGCCTCTGTGGGCACTGGCACCTTCCGCTTCCACTGCCCAGCCTGCTGGGAGCAGGAGCTGTGTATTCACCTGCAG GATGCCCCCGAGGAGCAACTAAAGGTGCCACTGAGTGCCCTGCCCTCTGGTCAAGTGGTGAGGCTTGTCTTCCCCACGTCCCAG GAGCCCCTGATGAGAGTGGAGCTGAAAAAAGAAGCAGG ACTGAGGGAGCTGGCCGTGCGACTGGGCTTCGGGCCCTGTGCAGAGGAGCAGGCCTTCCTGAGCAGGAGGAAGCAGGTGGTGGCCGCGGCCTTGAGGCAGGCCCTGCAGCTGGACGGAGACCTGCAGGAGGATGAG ATCCCAGTGGTAGCTATTATGGCCACTGGTGGTGGGATCCGGGCAATGACTTCCCTGTATGGGCAGCTGGCTGGCCTGAAGGAGCTGGGCCTCTTGGATTGCGTCTCCTACATCACCGGGGCCTCGGGCTCCACCTC GGCCTTGGCCAACCTTTCTGAGGACCCAGAGTGGTCTCAGAAGGACCTGGCAGGGCCCACTGAGTTGCTGAAGACCCAGGTGACCAAGAACAAGCTGGGTGTGCTGGCCCCCAGCCAGCTGCAGCGGTACCGGCAGGAGCTGGCCGAGCGTGCCCGCTTGGGCTACCCAAGCTGCTTCACCAACCTGTGGGCCCTCATCAACGAGGCGCTGCTGCATGATGAG CCCCATGATCACAAGCTCTCAGATCAACGGGAGGCCCTGAGTCATGGCCAGAACCCTCTGCCCATCTACTGTGCCCTCAACACCAAAGGGCAGAGCCTGACCACTTTGGAATTTGGGG AGTGGTGCGAGTTCTCTCCCTACGAGGTCGGCTTCCCCAAGTACGGGGCCTTCATCCCCTCTGAGCTCTTTGGCTCCGAGTTCTTTATGGGGCAGCTGATGAAGAGGCTTCCTGACTCCCGCATCTGCTGCTTAGAAG GTATCTGGAGCAACCTGTATGCAGCCAACCTCCAGGACAGCTTATACTGGGCCTCAGAGCCCAGCCAGTTCTGGGACCGCTGGGTCAGGAACCAGGCCAACCTGG ACAAGGAGCAGGTCCCCCTTCTGAAGATAGAAGAACCACCCTCAACAGCCGGCAGGATAGCTGAGTTTTTCACCGATCTTCTGACGTGGCGTCCACTGGCCCAGGCCACACATAATTTCCTGTGTGGCCTCCATTTCCACAAAGACTACTTTCAGCATCCTCACTTCTCCACATGGAAAG CTACCACTCTGGATGGGCTCCCCAACCAGCTGACACCCTCGGAGCCCCACCTGTGCCTGCTGGATGTTGGCTACCTCCTCAATACCAGCTGCCTGCCCCTCCTGCAGCCCACTCGGGACGTGGACCTCATCCTGTCATTGGACTACAACCTCCACGGAGCCTTCCAG GGGTCCGGCGGACACCCGAGGAGGCGGCAGCTGGGGAGGTGA
- the LOC129144382 gene encoding cytosolic phospholipase A2 beta-like isoform X5, with protein sequence MACSHRLQTRTVKNSSSPVWNQSFHFRIHRQLKPCHSFPLQNVMELKVFDQDLVTGDDPVLSVLFDVGTLRAGEFRRESFSLSPQGEGRLEVEFHLQSLADRGEWLVSNGILVARELSCLHVQLEETGDQKSSEHRVQLVVPGSCEGSQEASVGTGTFRFHCPACWEQELCIHLQDAPEEQLKVPLSALPSGQVVRLVFPTSQEPLMRVELKKEAGLRELAVRLGFGPCAEEQAFLSRRKQVVAAALRQALQLDGDLQEDEIPVVAIMATGGGIRAMTSLYGQLAGLKELGLLDCVSYITGASGSTSALANLSEDPEWSQKDLAGPTELLKTQVTKNKLGVLAPSQLQRYRQELAERARLGYPSCFTNLWALINEALLHDEPHDHKLSDQREALSHGQNPLPIYCALNTKGQSLTTLEFGEWCEFSPYEVGFPKYGAFIPSELFGSEFFMGQLMKRLPDSRICCLEGIWSNLYAANLQDSLYWASEPSQFWDRWVRNQANLDKEQVPLLKIEEPPSTAGRIAEFFTDLLTWRPLAQATHNFLCGLHFHKDYFQHPHFSTWKATTLDGLPNQLTPSEPHLCLLDVGYLLNTSCLPLLQPTRDVDLILSLDYNLHGAFQQLQLLGRFCQEQGIPFPPSPEEQLQPRECHTFSDPTCPGAPAVLHFPLGSGGHPRRRQLGR encoded by the exons ATGGCCTGCAGCCACAGGCTCCAGACACGCACGGTCAAGAACAGCAGTAGCCCTGTCTGGAACCAGAGCTTTCACTTCAGGATCCACAGGCAGCTCAAG CCCTGTCACTCGTTTCCCCTCCAGAATGTCATGGAACTGAAAGTCTTTGACCAGGACCTGGTGACCGGAGATGACCCTGTGTTGTCAGTACTGTTTGATGTGGGGACTCTGCGGGCTGGGGAGTTCCGGCGTGAGAGCTTCTCACTGAGCCCTCAG GGTGAGGGGCGCCTGGAAGTTGAATTTCACCTGCAGAGTCT GGCTGACCGTGGCGAGTGGCTCGTCAGCAATGGCATTCTGGTG GCCCGGGAGCTCTCCTGCTTGCACGTTCAACTGGAGGAGACAGGAGACCAGAAGT CCTCAGAGCACAGAGTTCAGCTTGTGGTTCCTGGGTCCTGTGAGGGTTCGCAGGAGGCCTCTGTGGGCACTGGCACCTTCCGCTTCCACTGCCCAGCCTGCTGGGAGCAGGAGCTGTGTATTCACCTGCAG GATGCCCCCGAGGAGCAACTAAAGGTGCCACTGAGTGCCCTGCCCTCTGGTCAAGTGGTGAGGCTTGTCTTCCCCACGTCCCAG GAGCCCCTGATGAGAGTGGAGCTGAAAAAAGAAGCAGG ACTGAGGGAGCTGGCCGTGCGACTGGGCTTCGGGCCCTGTGCAGAGGAGCAGGCCTTCCTGAGCAGGAGGAAGCAGGTGGTGGCCGCGGCCTTGAGGCAGGCCCTGCAGCTGGACGGAGACCTGCAGGAGGATGAG ATCCCAGTGGTAGCTATTATGGCCACTGGTGGTGGGATCCGGGCAATGACTTCCCTGTATGGGCAGCTGGCTGGCCTGAAGGAGCTGGGCCTCTTGGATTGCGTCTCCTACATCACCGGGGCCTCGGGCTCCACCTC GGCCTTGGCCAACCTTTCTGAGGACCCAGAGTGGTCTCAGAAGGACCTGGCAGGGCCCACTGAGTTGCTGAAGACCCAGGTGACCAAGAACAAGCTGGGTGTGCTGGCCCCCAGCCAGCTGCAGCGGTACCGGCAGGAGCTGGCCGAGCGTGCCCGCTTGGGCTACCCAAGCTGCTTCACCAACCTGTGGGCCCTCATCAACGAGGCGCTGCTGCATGATGAG CCCCATGATCACAAGCTCTCAGATCAACGGGAGGCCCTGAGTCATGGCCAGAACCCTCTGCCCATCTACTGTGCCCTCAACACCAAAGGGCAGAGCCTGACCACTTTGGAATTTGGGG AGTGGTGCGAGTTCTCTCCCTACGAGGTCGGCTTCCCCAAGTACGGGGCCTTCATCCCCTCTGAGCTCTTTGGCTCCGAGTTCTTTATGGGGCAGCTGATGAAGAGGCTTCCTGACTCCCGCATCTGCTGCTTAGAAG GTATCTGGAGCAACCTGTATGCAGCCAACCTCCAGGACAGCTTATACTGGGCCTCAGAGCCCAGCCAGTTCTGGGACCGCTGGGTCAGGAACCAGGCCAACCTGG ACAAGGAGCAGGTCCCCCTTCTGAAGATAGAAGAACCACCCTCAACAGCCGGCAGGATAGCTGAGTTTTTCACCGATCTTCTGACGTGGCGTCCACTGGCCCAGGCCACACATAATTTCCTGTGTGGCCTCCATTTCCACAAAGACTACTTTCAGCATCCTCACTTCTCCACATGGAAAG CTACCACTCTGGATGGGCTCCCCAACCAGCTGACACCCTCGGAGCCCCACCTGTGCCTGCTGGATGTTGGCTACCTCCTCAATACCAGCTGCCTGCCCCTCCTGCAGCCCACTCGGGACGTGGACCTCATCCTGTCATTGGACTACAACCTCCACGGAGCCTTCCAG CAGTTGCAGCTCCTGGGCCGGTTCTGCCAAGAGCAGGGGATCCCGTTCCCGCCCAGTCCCGAAGAGCAGCTCCAGCCTCGGGAGTGCCACACCTTCTCCGACCCCACCTGCCCCGGAGCCCCCGCGGTGCTGCACTTTCCTCTG GGGTCCGGCGGACACCCGAGGAGGCGGCAGCTGGGGAGGTGA
- the LOC129144382 gene encoding cytosolic phospholipase A2 beta-like isoform X2, with product MACSHRLQTRTVKNSSSPVWNQSFHFRIHRQLKNVMELKVFDQDLVTGDDPVLSVLFDVGTLRAGEFRRESFSLSPQGEGRLEVEFHLQSLADRGEWLVSNGILVARELSCLHVQLEETGDQKSSEHRVQLVVPGSCEGSQEASVGTGTFRFHCPACWEQELCIHLQDAPEEQLKVPLSALPSGQVVRLVFPTSQEPLMRVELKKEAGLRELAVRLGFGPCAEEQAFLSRRKQVVAAALRQALQLDGDLQEDEIPVVAIMATGGGIRAMTSLYGQLAGLKELGLLDCVSYITGASGSTSALANLSEDPEWSQKDLAGPTELLKTQVTKNKLGVLAPSQLQRYRQELAERARLGYPSCFTNLWALINEALLHDEPHDHKLSDQREALSHGQNPLPIYCALNTKGQSLTTLEFGEWCEFSPYEVGFPKYGAFIPSELFGSEFFMGQLMKRLPDSRICCLEGIWSNLYAANLQDSLYWASEPSQFWDRWVRNQANLDKEQVPLLKIEEPPSTAGRIAEFFTDLLTWRPLAQATHNFLCGLHFHKDYFQHPHFSTWKATTLDGLPNQLTPSEPHLCLLDVGYLLNTSCLPLLQPTRDVDLILSLDYNLHGAFQQLQLLGRFCQEQGIPFPPSPEEQLQPRECHTFSDPTCPGAPAVLHFPLVSDSFREYLAPGVRRTPEEAAAGEVNLSSSDYPYHYTKVTYSQEDVDKLLHLTHYNVCNNQEQLLEALRQAVQRRRQRRPH from the exons ATGGCCTGCAGCCACAGGCTCCAGACACGCACGGTCAAGAACAGCAGTAGCCCTGTCTGGAACCAGAGCTTTCACTTCAGGATCCACAGGCAGCTCAAG AATGTCATGGAACTGAAAGTCTTTGACCAGGACCTGGTGACCGGAGATGACCCTGTGTTGTCAGTACTGTTTGATGTGGGGACTCTGCGGGCTGGGGAGTTCCGGCGTGAGAGCTTCTCACTGAGCCCTCAG GGTGAGGGGCGCCTGGAAGTTGAATTTCACCTGCAGAGTCT GGCTGACCGTGGCGAGTGGCTCGTCAGCAATGGCATTCTGGTG GCCCGGGAGCTCTCCTGCTTGCACGTTCAACTGGAGGAGACAGGAGACCAGAAGT CCTCAGAGCACAGAGTTCAGCTTGTGGTTCCTGGGTCCTGTGAGGGTTCGCAGGAGGCCTCTGTGGGCACTGGCACCTTCCGCTTCCACTGCCCAGCCTGCTGGGAGCAGGAGCTGTGTATTCACCTGCAG GATGCCCCCGAGGAGCAACTAAAGGTGCCACTGAGTGCCCTGCCCTCTGGTCAAGTGGTGAGGCTTGTCTTCCCCACGTCCCAG GAGCCCCTGATGAGAGTGGAGCTGAAAAAAGAAGCAGG ACTGAGGGAGCTGGCCGTGCGACTGGGCTTCGGGCCCTGTGCAGAGGAGCAGGCCTTCCTGAGCAGGAGGAAGCAGGTGGTGGCCGCGGCCTTGAGGCAGGCCCTGCAGCTGGACGGAGACCTGCAGGAGGATGAG ATCCCAGTGGTAGCTATTATGGCCACTGGTGGTGGGATCCGGGCAATGACTTCCCTGTATGGGCAGCTGGCTGGCCTGAAGGAGCTGGGCCTCTTGGATTGCGTCTCCTACATCACCGGGGCCTCGGGCTCCACCTC GGCCTTGGCCAACCTTTCTGAGGACCCAGAGTGGTCTCAGAAGGACCTGGCAGGGCCCACTGAGTTGCTGAAGACCCAGGTGACCAAGAACAAGCTGGGTGTGCTGGCCCCCAGCCAGCTGCAGCGGTACCGGCAGGAGCTGGCCGAGCGTGCCCGCTTGGGCTACCCAAGCTGCTTCACCAACCTGTGGGCCCTCATCAACGAGGCGCTGCTGCATGATGAG CCCCATGATCACAAGCTCTCAGATCAACGGGAGGCCCTGAGTCATGGCCAGAACCCTCTGCCCATCTACTGTGCCCTCAACACCAAAGGGCAGAGCCTGACCACTTTGGAATTTGGGG AGTGGTGCGAGTTCTCTCCCTACGAGGTCGGCTTCCCCAAGTACGGGGCCTTCATCCCCTCTGAGCTCTTTGGCTCCGAGTTCTTTATGGGGCAGCTGATGAAGAGGCTTCCTGACTCCCGCATCTGCTGCTTAGAAG GTATCTGGAGCAACCTGTATGCAGCCAACCTCCAGGACAGCTTATACTGGGCCTCAGAGCCCAGCCAGTTCTGGGACCGCTGGGTCAGGAACCAGGCCAACCTGG ACAAGGAGCAGGTCCCCCTTCTGAAGATAGAAGAACCACCCTCAACAGCCGGCAGGATAGCTGAGTTTTTCACCGATCTTCTGACGTGGCGTCCACTGGCCCAGGCCACACATAATTTCCTGTGTGGCCTCCATTTCCACAAAGACTACTTTCAGCATCCTCACTTCTCCACATGGAAAG CTACCACTCTGGATGGGCTCCCCAACCAGCTGACACCCTCGGAGCCCCACCTGTGCCTGCTGGATGTTGGCTACCTCCTCAATACCAGCTGCCTGCCCCTCCTGCAGCCCACTCGGGACGTGGACCTCATCCTGTCATTGGACTACAACCTCCACGGAGCCTTCCAG CAGTTGCAGCTCCTGGGCCGGTTCTGCCAAGAGCAGGGGATCCCGTTCCCGCCCAGTCCCGAAGAGCAGCTCCAGCCTCGGGAGTGCCACACCTTCTCCGACCCCACCTGCCCCGGAGCCCCCGCGGTGCTGCACTTTCCTCTGGTCAGCGACTCCTTCCGGGAGTACTTGGCCCCTG GGGTCCGGCGGACACCCGAGGAGGCGGCAGCTGGGGAGGTGAACCTGTCTTCATCGGACTATCCCTACCACTACACGAAGGTGACCTACAGCCAGGAGGACGTGGACAAGCTCCTGCACCTGACACATTACAATGTCTGCAACAACCAGGAGCAGCTGCTGGAGGCTCTGCGCCAGGCAGTGCAGCGGAGGCGGCAGCGCAGGCCCCACTGA
- the LOC129144382 gene encoding cytosolic phospholipase A2 beta-like isoform X1: MACSHRLQTRTVKNSSSPVWNQSFHFRIHRQLKPCHSFPLQNVMELKVFDQDLVTGDDPVLSVLFDVGTLRAGEFRRESFSLSPQGEGRLEVEFHLQSLADRGEWLVSNGILVARELSCLHVQLEETGDQKSSEHRVQLVVPGSCEGSQEASVGTGTFRFHCPACWEQELCIHLQDAPEEQLKVPLSALPSGQVVRLVFPTSQEPLMRVELKKEAGLRELAVRLGFGPCAEEQAFLSRRKQVVAAALRQALQLDGDLQEDEIPVVAIMATGGGIRAMTSLYGQLAGLKELGLLDCVSYITGASGSTSALANLSEDPEWSQKDLAGPTELLKTQVTKNKLGVLAPSQLQRYRQELAERARLGYPSCFTNLWALINEALLHDEPHDHKLSDQREALSHGQNPLPIYCALNTKGQSLTTLEFGEWCEFSPYEVGFPKYGAFIPSELFGSEFFMGQLMKRLPDSRICCLEGIWSNLYAANLQDSLYWASEPSQFWDRWVRNQANLDKEQVPLLKIEEPPSTAGRIAEFFTDLLTWRPLAQATHNFLCGLHFHKDYFQHPHFSTWKATTLDGLPNQLTPSEPHLCLLDVGYLLNTSCLPLLQPTRDVDLILSLDYNLHGAFQQLQLLGRFCQEQGIPFPPSPEEQLQPRECHTFSDPTCPGAPAVLHFPLVSDSFREYLAPGVRRTPEEAAAGEVNLSSSDYPYHYTKVTYSQEDVDKLLHLTHYNVCNNQEQLLEALRQAVQRRRQRRPH; the protein is encoded by the exons ATGGCCTGCAGCCACAGGCTCCAGACACGCACGGTCAAGAACAGCAGTAGCCCTGTCTGGAACCAGAGCTTTCACTTCAGGATCCACAGGCAGCTCAAG CCCTGTCACTCGTTTCCCCTCCAGAATGTCATGGAACTGAAAGTCTTTGACCAGGACCTGGTGACCGGAGATGACCCTGTGTTGTCAGTACTGTTTGATGTGGGGACTCTGCGGGCTGGGGAGTTCCGGCGTGAGAGCTTCTCACTGAGCCCTCAG GGTGAGGGGCGCCTGGAAGTTGAATTTCACCTGCAGAGTCT GGCTGACCGTGGCGAGTGGCTCGTCAGCAATGGCATTCTGGTG GCCCGGGAGCTCTCCTGCTTGCACGTTCAACTGGAGGAGACAGGAGACCAGAAGT CCTCAGAGCACAGAGTTCAGCTTGTGGTTCCTGGGTCCTGTGAGGGTTCGCAGGAGGCCTCTGTGGGCACTGGCACCTTCCGCTTCCACTGCCCAGCCTGCTGGGAGCAGGAGCTGTGTATTCACCTGCAG GATGCCCCCGAGGAGCAACTAAAGGTGCCACTGAGTGCCCTGCCCTCTGGTCAAGTGGTGAGGCTTGTCTTCCCCACGTCCCAG GAGCCCCTGATGAGAGTGGAGCTGAAAAAAGAAGCAGG ACTGAGGGAGCTGGCCGTGCGACTGGGCTTCGGGCCCTGTGCAGAGGAGCAGGCCTTCCTGAGCAGGAGGAAGCAGGTGGTGGCCGCGGCCTTGAGGCAGGCCCTGCAGCTGGACGGAGACCTGCAGGAGGATGAG ATCCCAGTGGTAGCTATTATGGCCACTGGTGGTGGGATCCGGGCAATGACTTCCCTGTATGGGCAGCTGGCTGGCCTGAAGGAGCTGGGCCTCTTGGATTGCGTCTCCTACATCACCGGGGCCTCGGGCTCCACCTC GGCCTTGGCCAACCTTTCTGAGGACCCAGAGTGGTCTCAGAAGGACCTGGCAGGGCCCACTGAGTTGCTGAAGACCCAGGTGACCAAGAACAAGCTGGGTGTGCTGGCCCCCAGCCAGCTGCAGCGGTACCGGCAGGAGCTGGCCGAGCGTGCCCGCTTGGGCTACCCAAGCTGCTTCACCAACCTGTGGGCCCTCATCAACGAGGCGCTGCTGCATGATGAG CCCCATGATCACAAGCTCTCAGATCAACGGGAGGCCCTGAGTCATGGCCAGAACCCTCTGCCCATCTACTGTGCCCTCAACACCAAAGGGCAGAGCCTGACCACTTTGGAATTTGGGG AGTGGTGCGAGTTCTCTCCCTACGAGGTCGGCTTCCCCAAGTACGGGGCCTTCATCCCCTCTGAGCTCTTTGGCTCCGAGTTCTTTATGGGGCAGCTGATGAAGAGGCTTCCTGACTCCCGCATCTGCTGCTTAGAAG GTATCTGGAGCAACCTGTATGCAGCCAACCTCCAGGACAGCTTATACTGGGCCTCAGAGCCCAGCCAGTTCTGGGACCGCTGGGTCAGGAACCAGGCCAACCTGG ACAAGGAGCAGGTCCCCCTTCTGAAGATAGAAGAACCACCCTCAACAGCCGGCAGGATAGCTGAGTTTTTCACCGATCTTCTGACGTGGCGTCCACTGGCCCAGGCCACACATAATTTCCTGTGTGGCCTCCATTTCCACAAAGACTACTTTCAGCATCCTCACTTCTCCACATGGAAAG CTACCACTCTGGATGGGCTCCCCAACCAGCTGACACCCTCGGAGCCCCACCTGTGCCTGCTGGATGTTGGCTACCTCCTCAATACCAGCTGCCTGCCCCTCCTGCAGCCCACTCGGGACGTGGACCTCATCCTGTCATTGGACTACAACCTCCACGGAGCCTTCCAG CAGTTGCAGCTCCTGGGCCGGTTCTGCCAAGAGCAGGGGATCCCGTTCCCGCCCAGTCCCGAAGAGCAGCTCCAGCCTCGGGAGTGCCACACCTTCTCCGACCCCACCTGCCCCGGAGCCCCCGCGGTGCTGCACTTTCCTCTGGTCAGCGACTCCTTCCGGGAGTACTTGGCCCCTG GGGTCCGGCGGACACCCGAGGAGGCGGCAGCTGGGGAGGTGAACCTGTCTTCATCGGACTATCCCTACCACTACACGAAGGTGACCTACAGCCAGGAGGACGTGGACAAGCTCCTGCACCTGACACATTACAATGTCTGCAACAACCAGGAGCAGCTGCTGGAGGCTCTGCGCCAGGCAGTGCAGCGGAGGCGGCAGCGCAGGCCCCACTGA